The Montipora foliosa isolate CH-2021 chromosome 1, ASM3666993v2, whole genome shotgun sequence DNA segment TCAATCAATTTTCATGCAAATGTGTCTAATTTAAACCTTTTACTTTACGCCTCTTTATCATGTTAGTCATAAACGCGTCTCGGCAAAAGTTAGGGTCGGTTTTGGATCAGAGGACGAAATTCCAGGGGCCGAAAGAATTTCAGCACGATGCCTGGGGCATCGGTCGAACCAGAGGCCATACACTGCCGCTTTAAAATGAGGAATGCGGAACCAATACACAATTGGGTTGACCAGAGAGTTCAAGAAGTGAAGAAACTTGAATAGGTTAACAATATCTAGCATATAGTTTACGTATATGATGAGGTTTACGGTGCTGATGATTATAAACGGAAGCCACGTGAAGAGCGACGCAATGGTTACGATGAGTGCCGTGATGGTAAAACGCTGGTCGCGCAAGCGATGACGATGGTCAGCGTTTTGACGAAGATCGCGTTTGATGGCTCGCATTCTAGTCAAGAGGAAGTAGTAtgaaatgatgatgacaaaaaGCAAAAGTGTCAGGAAAGGCATCCACACGAAAAAGGCGAATATAGGTGACTTGAGAACGTGAAATCCCGCTTGAGATAACGTAGGTATGAGCAGCGCACATAACCATGGTAACAGTATGAGGCAAAAGTTGATCTTTCGTTTCTCTCTTTTGTATTTAAAAGGCCAAAGAGTAGCCAACAGGCGCTCAACAGCTATACAACCGTGATTGGCCATTGAACCAACTCCTGCGCCGATGTCTATACTCGAGTAGACGATGCTTATTGGAAGAAGTGAGATTTTATCAGTCCAAAACTTGGAGCGAGCGCCGATGTAATACACCCAGCCGGTGACTGGTATTAAGCCGACCAAGATATCATTGATTGCAAGATTGGTTAGCTGTATCGAGGAATGCCTTTGCAGTGGTTTGTAACTCACGAACACAGCAAAGGTAACTGTGTTTAAGACAACGATGGCAAAGGCTTCCAGGCTGAAAAGAACGCACCACACAATTGCTTCAGTATCTCCTAGAGAGGGTTGCTGGGTTGTGTTTGCTGAGGATGACATTGAgcgctaaaaataaaatataaaataacaattaaCAATGATAACTGGCATCACTTTTTTCATGCTACCCTCTCTATCGTACTTAGACCTCTCACGGTCTTGAATGTGAATTAATTTAAGGAAACGAGATTACCGGGTATGTATTTTCCCCAATTTTTTCTGATGGGATCCGTTCAACTGTTGAACGATATCAAAATTTAAAACGACCTCCGAAGATgaccaactagtcggacagaaaagacattagagagctttagattctagtgcgagaacgactacgagtgcgagattttctcataaaacaacagtgagcgcgcgcaaaccagcgtcattttggcgggaaaaacgtaatgacgtcgtcattttagtacgaagttttgcaaaaatgtcgtcgaagcaagaaaagtcaacaacacggttgcagttttggcattttttgatgagcaacaaggctcagttaccagcaataagaataactgagcaacctatactgctaacaaagagtaagattaagcgtacgggttataaatttccttagtattttatgctaaaaacgggcagtcaaaactcgtaatcgtactcgtcctcgtcctcgtcgtagaatctaaaggtccctaataagaCAGTTAGCAAAtacaagttgaagaaatatttatttgggaataaaacgaaagaaagcgtgactattactaatagtcctctagtgtcgtagccaatcaaaatgtaggatttgcattagtccactagttgggtgatactaaatacagttgacactaaAATAAGGttcaatgttattattattattagagagatattgttcttgccactcgaacataaaattcatatcttcgagccaacgtgtaatgttctttttattatatggagactaaatattgataaattccgattttattgtgtttcaaagtagccaagttttacaaatacggctgggctttataaacaaggcgggaaaaaaaggcgggaatcgtgacgtcattgaacgatacgacactcacaaaggtgacatacggaaaatacgccactcgggtcccggatgtagtggcgtatggaatctacgagtggtttagttcccagtaaaacactctcctccatataataatgtcGGATAAATAACGTGgcacgactacgagtacgagattttctcatagaacaacagtcagcgcgcgcaaaccagccttattttggcgggaaaacgtgataccgtcgtcattttagtgcGAGGTTTTGCacaaatgtcgtcgtgtcaaaacaagtcatcaacacggtagcagttttggtattttttgatcagcaaaaaggctcagttaccagcaataagaataaccgagaaacctatactgctaacaaagagtaagaggAATCGTCTGAGCTATAAATTTCcttaagtattttcgctaaaaacggacattcaaatctcgtactcattctcgtcctagaatctaaaggtccccaGTATGGGGATATGGTAAATGGTTTGATCTCCTCTATGCACTTGTGAAAACTAGAGATTCTTGCCAACCAGAAAATGCATGTGAACCTTCTGCACatgttgaaaatgaaaacaggcagGATACTAGCACAAATGACGAGGAAGTTGGCTCGAGTGATGATGACGACGCAAGTACCATATCTAACGTTGGGGATAGTAGTGGAAAAGTTTCAAacaatagaaaacgttttcagTGAAGAAACCTGCCACTAAAACGACTGAGCAGGTGGCAAAAAACGCTTGAACTACTTCAAACTACGATCGAAAATGACCCCACCAAAGAACTTGTGCAAATTTTAAGGGAAGATATGAAGCACTCCAGGGAACAAAAAATGAGGTACTTTCAGTTGATGTGTGGCCTGTTAGCACCCAATGGCGTTCCAAATATGCCACTTCATGGCAATATTGACTTTTGCAGCAGTTCAAATTTAGATAATTTTCACCATCAAAGTCACACTTTTGTACAACAATCTGCGCCCGTTTTAAGAGCTACTAGTAATAGTGATATTTATATGGCAACAACACACCTAGGCTTTTATTAATTAAGTTAAGTTCAGTTGGTGAAAGTTGAAAATATAATGAAGAACAAATTGATTAATGACCATTTACATTTCCAGTACTTGTCCTTTGTCCTACCACAATTTATTGACTAGAGTCTTCCTTATTGCTCCAGCTAAACGAGATGAATCATTCTTCTCATATAGTACGCAGTTGCGCATTTGAAGCAGATCTCGTATTTCTTCTCTGGTCCTTTTCTTCAGTGGGAAGGGGTCAGTTGTCAAATCCAGTTGGGCAGGAAGGTTGTCCTCACTATTGATGCAGATGTTGTGGAGTACAATACAAGCAAGCACGCCCAGTTTTACGGCATCTGGTCCACATTCAAGTTTTCGATACAAAATTCTCTATCTACTCTATAGGCTCGTTCAGTAACCATCCTTGCGCGGATGAGACGTTAATTAAAGTAACCTTCTTTAGGTGTAAGGCAGAGGAGGAATGAATAGTATCCCAGATGTCTTTTCGGCGTCTCGTTCCCACGGGAATGGGGAGCTTAAGCGACGCCggcggcgacggcaacgagaacgtcatctcaaaatataaattcacgctattgtaatcacttcgtgactatatCAACCTaattaatatgacaagggtgtgatagttcctcaaaaatgacactagTCGGAAGGccggttaaggacggtgcctactaattaaagatatttttggcccggtgtgtgattattgacgaaatgtagatcttaacaagtgttattgaaatccaaaaagaaaattgggtgtaaccacgcatttttcaaataatatgtcaaaaacgaggGCGAGtgcggcctcgtgctttcatctgtttctcggtgtttggaacccgtGATGAAGCACGAAGCCCGAGCTTTTGACATGTcttctcaaatgaaacaataagAAATTATG contains these protein-coding regions:
- the LOC137972414 gene encoding tachykinin-like peptides receptor 86C, translated to MSSSANTTQQPSLGDTEAIVWCVLFSLEAFAIVVLNTVTFAVFVSYKPLQRHSSIQLTNLAINDILVGLIPVTGWVYYIGARSKFWTDKISLLPISIVYSSIDIGAGVGSMANHGCIAVERLLATLWPFKYKREKRKINFCLILLPWLCALLIPTLSQAGFHVLKSPIFAFFVWMPFLTLLLFVIIISYYFLLTRMRAIKRDLRQNADHRHRLRDQRFTITALIVTIASLFTWLPFIIISTVNLIIYVNYMLDIVNLFKFLHFLNSLVNPIVYWFRIPHFKAAVYGLWFDRCPRHRAEILSAPGISSSDPKPTLTFAETRL